The following proteins come from a genomic window of Accipiter gentilis chromosome 2, bAccGen1.1, whole genome shotgun sequence:
- the LOC126049341 gene encoding cytochrome b-c1 complex subunit 7 isoform X1, whose translation MAARSSVAGGGRLLDRIRKWYYNAAGFNKLGLMRDDTLYEDDDVKEALKRLPEHLYNERMFRIKRALDLSLKHQILPKDQWVKYEEDKHYLEPYLKEVIRERLEREAWNKK comes from the exons ATGGCGGCCAGGTCGTCCG TTGCAGGAGGAGGTCGCCTGTTAGACAGGATTCGCAAGTGGTATTATAATGCAGCTGGATTCAACAAACTCG GATTAATGCGAGATGATACGTTATATGAAGATGATGATGTAAAAGAAGCACTGAAGAGACTTCCAGAACATCTTTACAATGAAAGAATGTTTCGCATAAAGCGAGCACTCGACTTAAGCCTGAAACATCAGATCCTTCCGAAAGACCAGTGGGTGAAGTATGAAGAG gaTAAGCATTATCTTGAACCGTACTTAAAAGAAGTAATCCGTGAAAGACTTGAAAGAGAAGCATGGAATAAGAAATAA
- the LOC126049341 gene encoding cytochrome b-c1 complex subunit 7 isoform X2, whose translation MRDDTLYEDDDVKEALKRLPEHLYNERMFRIKRALDLSLKHQILPKDQWVKYEEDKHYLEPYLKEVIRERLEREAWNKK comes from the exons ATGCGAGATGATACGTTATATGAAGATGATGATGTAAAAGAAGCACTGAAGAGACTTCCAGAACATCTTTACAATGAAAGAATGTTTCGCATAAAGCGAGCACTCGACTTAAGCCTGAAACATCAGATCCTTCCGAAAGACCAGTGGGTGAAGTATGAAGAG gaTAAGCATTATCTTGAACCGTACTTAAAAGAAGTAATCCGTGAAAGACTTGAAAGAGAAGCATGGAATAAGAAATAA